In the Leptotrichia sp. oral taxon 847 genome, one interval contains:
- a CDS encoding thioredoxin family protein produces the protein MKEILNYEKLIEVINNEKLFLLYISSPTCGVCKADFPKIKKIAEKENIKSYKIDITKVKKAAGQLLLFSVPAVLLFYETKEIHRQSRIIDFEELKFRIKQSKLM, from the coding sequence ATGAAAGAAATATTAAATTATGAAAAATTAATAGAAGTTATTAATAACGAAAAATTATTTTTGCTTTATATTTCAAGTCCTACTTGTGGAGTTTGTAAAGCAGATTTTCCAAAAATTAAAAAAATTGCAGAAAAAGAAAATATTAAAAGTTATAAAATTGATATAACAAAAGTTAAAAAAGCTGCAGGACAGTTGCTACTCTTTTCTGTTCCTGCCGTTCTTCTTTTCTATGAAACAAAAGAAATTCATAGACAGTCTAGAATTATAGATTTTGAAGAATTAAAATTTAGAATCAAACAAAGTAAATTAATGTAA